A window of the Gordonia humi genome harbors these coding sequences:
- the mfd gene encoding transcription-repair coupling factor gives MRDDAFASIRERVGRSRLEITAPDAIRPFLVAALADVDEAPVLVVTANGREADDLTAELAELLPRGESVAQFPSWETLPHERLSPSADTVGARLAVLHRLADPGSEPLSVVVTTVRSLVQPMAPGLGELRTLTLAEGVEFDFDGLIEHLVEMAYERVDMVGRRGEFAVRGGILDVFPTTADYPVRVEFWGDEITDMRAFSVADQRTQPEVDCSRVQVHPCRELVLTAQVRDRAAELAESTSDESLREMLTKLAEGIPVEGMEALIPALVDGEMQLLTEVMPDGVRVLILDPEKVRTRAVDLARTGEEFLEASWNAAALGADAPVDARAVDLTASAYRPVDEVESLTVAAGHPWWTLSPLATGIGDELVLDVEPGPAPHGDERELMGLMASLRAQLASGSRAAIVAAGRGTATRFVERLGEAEVPARFMDDGAEPPADAVAVYHGTLRRGVTLASAGLVVATEADITGARVTGVKDGRRLPAKRRNQVDPLALTAGDMVVHDQHGIGRFVEMIERTVSGARREYLVIEYAPGKRGQPGDRLFVPMEALDQLSRYVGGEQPSLSKLGGSDWANTKKKARKAVREIAGELVQLYAARHAAPGFAFSSDTPWQREMEDAFDYTETVDQMTVISEVKADMERPVPMDRVVVGDVGYGKTEIAVRAAFKAVQDGKQVAVLVPTTILAGQHLQTFTERMAGFPVTVRGLSRFTDAAESKEILAQMADGEVDIVIGTHRLLQTGVRWKDLGLVIVDEEQRFGVEHKEHIKSLRTHVDVLTMSATPIPRTLEMSMAGIREMSTILTPPEERHPVLTYVGAYSPKQVGAAIRRELLRDGQVFFVHNRVSTIDKKAQEIAAMVPEARVVVAHGQMGEDQLERTVDAFWNREYDVLVCTTIIETGLDISNANTLIIDGAENFGLSQLHQLRGRVGRSRERGYAYLLYSGEKPLTETAYDRLATIAQNNELGAGMAVALKDLELRGAGNVLGAQQSGHVAGVGFDLYVRLVGEAVEAYRAAADGQTVETQESTEVRIDLPVDAHIPTEYVEADRLRLEAYRKLASASSDSDVDEVLAELTDRYGPPPEETMRLAAIARLRLRCRERGVTEVGLAGQSVKVSPMVLFDSQQIRLKRLFSSAQYRATTHTVTLPIPRTGGVGSPRLRDTELIDYVVGLLQSIAPLEE, from the coding sequence TTGCGCGACGACGCATTCGCCTCGATCAGGGAGCGGGTCGGCCGGTCCCGCCTCGAGATCACCGCACCCGACGCGATCAGACCGTTCCTCGTCGCGGCCCTCGCCGACGTCGACGAGGCACCCGTCCTGGTGGTGACGGCCAACGGTCGTGAGGCCGACGATCTGACCGCGGAGCTGGCCGAACTGCTGCCGCGCGGCGAGTCCGTCGCCCAGTTCCCGTCGTGGGAGACTCTCCCGCACGAGCGGCTGTCGCCGTCCGCCGACACCGTCGGCGCGCGCCTGGCCGTTCTGCATCGCCTCGCCGATCCGGGATCCGAACCGCTGTCGGTCGTCGTCACAACGGTCCGGTCGCTCGTCCAACCGATGGCGCCGGGTCTGGGTGAACTGCGCACGCTGACCCTTGCCGAAGGCGTCGAGTTCGACTTCGACGGCCTGATCGAGCACCTCGTGGAGATGGCGTACGAGCGTGTCGACATGGTGGGGCGACGCGGCGAGTTCGCCGTCCGCGGCGGCATCCTCGACGTGTTCCCGACCACCGCCGACTATCCGGTGCGCGTCGAGTTCTGGGGCGACGAGATCACCGACATGCGGGCGTTCTCCGTCGCCGACCAGCGGACCCAACCCGAGGTGGACTGCTCCCGTGTCCAGGTGCACCCGTGTCGCGAACTCGTCCTGACGGCGCAGGTCCGGGATCGGGCTGCCGAGCTCGCCGAATCGACATCAGACGAGTCGCTGCGCGAGATGCTGACCAAGTTGGCGGAGGGCATCCCCGTCGAGGGCATGGAGGCGCTGATCCCGGCCCTGGTCGACGGTGAGATGCAGTTGCTCACCGAAGTGATGCCGGACGGCGTGCGGGTGCTGATCCTCGACCCGGAGAAGGTCCGCACACGGGCCGTCGACCTCGCCCGTACGGGGGAGGAGTTCCTCGAAGCGTCGTGGAACGCGGCGGCGCTCGGGGCGGACGCGCCGGTCGACGCGCGCGCCGTCGATCTGACGGCGAGTGCGTACCGGCCGGTGGACGAGGTCGAATCACTGACCGTCGCCGCGGGGCATCCGTGGTGGACGTTGAGCCCGCTCGCGACCGGCATCGGTGACGAACTGGTCTTGGATGTGGAACCCGGACCCGCGCCGCACGGCGACGAACGGGAGCTCATGGGGCTGATGGCGTCGCTGCGCGCGCAGCTGGCATCGGGTTCGCGCGCGGCGATCGTCGCGGCCGGCCGCGGTACCGCGACTCGGTTCGTCGAGCGCCTCGGCGAGGCCGAGGTGCCCGCCCGGTTCATGGACGACGGCGCCGAGCCGCCCGCCGACGCCGTCGCCGTCTATCACGGCACACTGCGGCGCGGCGTCACGCTGGCGAGCGCCGGCCTCGTCGTCGCTACCGAAGCCGACATCACCGGTGCGCGGGTGACCGGAGTCAAGGACGGTCGCAGGCTGCCGGCCAAACGTCGCAACCAGGTGGATCCATTGGCGCTGACCGCCGGCGACATGGTGGTCCACGATCAGCACGGCATCGGCAGATTCGTGGAGATGATCGAGCGGACCGTGTCGGGTGCTCGCCGCGAGTACCTGGTGATCGAGTACGCGCCCGGCAAGCGCGGTCAGCCGGGCGACCGACTGTTCGTCCCGATGGAGGCCCTCGATCAGCTGTCCCGCTACGTCGGCGGCGAGCAGCCGTCGCTCTCGAAGCTCGGCGGATCCGACTGGGCCAACACGAAGAAGAAGGCGCGCAAGGCGGTCCGCGAGATCGCCGGAGAGCTGGTCCAGCTCTATGCGGCGCGCCATGCCGCGCCGGGATTCGCGTTCAGCTCGGACACCCCGTGGCAGCGTGAGATGGAAGACGCGTTCGACTACACCGAGACCGTCGACCAGATGACGGTGATCTCCGAGGTCAAAGCCGATATGGAGCGGCCGGTGCCGATGGACCGCGTCGTGGTGGGCGACGTCGGCTACGGCAAGACCGAGATCGCGGTGCGTGCGGCGTTCAAAGCCGTGCAGGACGGCAAGCAGGTCGCGGTGCTCGTGCCGACGACCATCCTCGCAGGGCAGCACCTGCAGACGTTCACCGAGCGCATGGCCGGCTTCCCGGTCACCGTGCGCGGGCTGAGTCGGTTCACCGATGCGGCGGAGTCGAAGGAGATCCTCGCGCAGATGGCCGACGGCGAGGTGGACATCGTCATCGGAACACACCGCCTGCTGCAGACCGGGGTCCGCTGGAAGGACCTCGGCCTGGTGATCGTCGACGAGGAGCAGCGTTTCGGCGTCGAGCACAAGGAGCACATCAAGTCGCTGCGGACCCACGTCGACGTACTGACCATGTCGGCCACGCCGATTCCACGAACCCTCGAGATGTCGATGGCCGGCATCCGTGAGATGTCGACGATCCTCACACCGCCGGAGGAACGGCATCCTGTCCTGACCTATGTCGGCGCGTATTCGCCGAAGCAGGTCGGCGCCGCCATCCGTCGCGAACTGCTGCGCGACGGTCAGGTGTTCTTCGTGCACAATCGCGTGTCGACGATCGACAAGAAGGCACAGGAGATCGCGGCGATGGTGCCGGAGGCGCGGGTCGTCGTCGCGCACGGCCAGATGGGGGAGGACCAGCTCGAACGGACCGTCGACGCCTTCTGGAACCGCGAGTACGACGTGTTGGTCTGCACGACGATCATCGAGACCGGTCTGGACATCTCGAACGCCAACACGCTGATCATCGACGGCGCCGAGAACTTCGGTCTGTCGCAGCTGCACCAGTTGCGCGGGCGTGTCGGACGATCGCGGGAGCGCGGGTACGCGTACCTGCTGTACAGCGGGGAGAAGCCGCTGACCGAGACCGCTTACGACCGTCTCGCGACCATCGCGCAGAACAATGAGCTGGGTGCGGGCATGGCCGTCGCCCTGAAGGACTTGGAACTGCGCGGTGCGGGCAACGTGCTGGGCGCGCAGCAGTCCGGTCACGTGGCCGGGGTGGGATTCGACCTGTACGTGCGCCTCGTCGGCGAAGCCGTCGAAGCCTATCGCGCGGCCGCCGACGGTCAGACCGTCGAGACGCAGGAGTCGACGGAGGTGCGGATCGATCTGCCGGTCGACGCGCACATTCCGACCGAGTACGTCGAAGCCGACCGTCTCCGACTGGAGGCCTACCGCAAGCTCGCGTCCGCCTCCAGCGACTCCGACGTCGACGAGGTGCTCGCCGAACTCACCGACCGGTACGGTCCGCCGCCGGAGGAGACGATGCGGTTGGCCGCGATCGCGCGGCTTCGACTGCGATGCCGTGAGCGCGGCGTGACCGAGGTGGGTCTGGCCGGTCAGTCGGTGAAGGTGTCGCCGATGGTCCTGTTCGACAGCCAGCAGATCCGGCTCAAACGCCTGTTCTCGTCGGCCCAGTACCGCGCGACGACGCACACGGTGACCCTGCCGATCCCCCGCACCGGCGGCGTCGGTTCACCTCGCCTGCGCGACACCGAACTGATCGACTACGTGGTCGGCCTCCTGCAGTCCATCGCGCCGCTGGAGGAGTGA
- a CDS encoding TIGR03086 family metal-binding protein: MDISTALPRTLDQLADLLDRAADTPGTAPTPCTEFDVDALRAHVVGWLTAFTDGYTADDHTCSDPDSITVEGSGADQVRDAARRLRAALPDALAHPLNIGEAGMPGDMAASMILWEYQVHGWDLAQAAGADWNPDDEALEASLAFAPGMLTPDFQGEGKTFGPAVPIADSAPPMERLVALSGRRPVR, from the coding sequence ATGGACATCTCGACAGCACTTCCCCGCACCCTCGACCAGCTCGCCGACCTCCTCGACCGGGCCGCCGACACTCCGGGAACGGCACCGACTCCGTGTACCGAGTTCGACGTGGACGCTCTGCGCGCACACGTCGTCGGCTGGCTCACCGCGTTCACCGACGGCTATACGGCCGACGATCACACGTGCAGCGATCCCGACTCGATCACGGTGGAGGGCAGCGGCGCCGACCAGGTCCGCGACGCCGCTCGCCGTCTGCGCGCCGCGCTGCCCGACGCCCTCGCCCATCCGCTGAACATCGGCGAGGCAGGCATGCCCGGCGACATGGCGGCGTCGATGATCCTGTGGGAGTACCAGGTCCACGGCTGGGATCTCGCCCAGGCCGCCGGCGCGGACTGGAATCCGGACGACGAGGCCCTCGAAGCATCGCTGGCGTTCGCACCGGGCATGCTAACGCCCGATTTCCAGGGTGAGGGAAAGACGTTCGGACCGGCGGTTCCGATCGCCGACTCGGCGCCGCCGATGGAACGGCTGGTGGCTTTGTCCGGACGACGACCGGTGCGGTGA
- a CDS encoding helix-turn-helix domain-containing protein — protein MAADDHSTTFDGHTRGILQPARMFAVVDFDRYAVPDELDGLVEWFWSVRWSLPDGQDHRQSVLAPPAVNISVGTAPPPGEDPPPGPYPLAAMFNGVTTEVTVRTLSGSGWNVAARSTTGGFGAWLDDVHAVNDTHLDLTDVFDVDPGLAVEVADRPFGAERTVPIGEALVRLLDSRPRSRIERAREVAALSAEIERNRSVTTVGQLARLGGVTARTLQRMYTSCAGVSPTWVIRRHRLIDAADRVRDGRTPDWAQLAVDLEYADQAHLTRDFTATIGMSPGAYAAANRSE, from the coding sequence GTGGCCGCCGATGATCACTCCACGACCTTCGACGGTCATACGCGCGGCATCCTCCAACCGGCGCGGATGTTCGCCGTCGTCGACTTCGACCGCTACGCGGTGCCCGATGAGCTCGACGGCCTCGTCGAATGGTTCTGGTCGGTGCGGTGGAGTCTGCCCGACGGGCAGGATCATCGGCAGTCGGTCCTCGCACCGCCCGCGGTGAACATCAGCGTCGGGACCGCGCCACCGCCCGGCGAGGATCCTCCACCGGGTCCGTATCCGCTGGCGGCGATGTTCAACGGCGTCACGACAGAGGTCACGGTGCGGACGCTGAGCGGAAGCGGGTGGAACGTCGCCGCGCGCTCGACGACCGGCGGATTCGGCGCGTGGCTCGACGATGTGCACGCGGTCAACGACACGCACCTCGACCTCACCGACGTGTTCGACGTCGATCCGGGGCTGGCCGTCGAGGTCGCCGACCGCCCGTTCGGAGCGGAGCGGACGGTTCCGATCGGAGAGGCACTCGTGCGCCTGCTCGATTCTCGGCCGCGGTCGAGAATCGAGCGTGCGCGCGAGGTCGCCGCGCTCAGCGCCGAGATCGAACGGAATCGGAGTGTCACCACTGTCGGACAGCTCGCCCGGCTCGGCGGAGTCACGGCGAGGACGCTGCAGCGGATGTACACCTCATGCGCGGGTGTCTCGCCGACCTGGGTCATTCGGCGGCATCGGTTGATCGACGCCGCCGATCGGGTGCGCGACGGGCGGACGCCCGACTGGGCGCAGCTCGCCGTCGACCTCGAATACGCCGATCAAGCGCATCTGACCAGGGATTTCACCGCGACGATCGGGATGTCGCCGGGTGCGTACGCGGCGGCGAACCGGTCAGAGTGA
- the dapA gene encoding 4-hydroxy-tetrahydrodipicolinate synthase translates to MVPMMLAPAHAFGTNLIAVPTPMKPDYSVDESSFKSMVKYVVKNKCDGIVVAGTTGESPTLSEDELDTVIRLAVDKAKGRARIIVGVGTNDTVSTIRRARLAEAAGADALLVVTPYYSRPSQIGVANHFRAVADATGLPVMLYDVPHRTGLPIATATLIDLAQHPKILAVKDATGDIAQAMAVMAECPMAFYCGSDGLNLPYLAAGATGVVSVVGAVRSAENASLIKAVAKNDLPTAREINRDLIPSATALNSIATGGAVAAKVALHRLGVIDHPTVRPPLTEATPDEVAQIVAALSVHAEAQSA, encoded by the coding sequence ATGGTTCCCATGATGCTCGCGCCCGCCCACGCCTTCGGCACCAATCTCATCGCCGTTCCGACCCCGATGAAGCCCGACTACTCCGTCGACGAGTCGAGCTTCAAATCGATGGTCAAGTATGTGGTCAAGAACAAGTGCGACGGTATCGTCGTCGCGGGTACGACCGGCGAGTCGCCGACCCTGTCCGAGGACGAGCTCGACACGGTCATCCGTCTGGCCGTCGACAAGGCGAAGGGCCGCGCACGGATCATCGTCGGCGTCGGCACCAACGACACCGTCTCCACCATCCGCCGCGCCCGCCTGGCCGAGGCCGCCGGGGCCGACGCGCTCCTCGTCGTCACCCCGTACTATTCGCGGCCGTCGCAGATCGGCGTCGCGAACCACTTCCGCGCCGTCGCCGACGCCACCGGCCTGCCCGTCATGCTGTATGACGTGCCCCACCGCACCGGGCTGCCGATCGCGACGGCGACGCTGATCGACCTCGCTCAGCACCCGAAGATCCTCGCGGTCAAGGACGCGACCGGCGACATCGCCCAGGCGATGGCGGTGATGGCCGAATGTCCGATGGCCTTCTACTGCGGCAGCGACGGACTCAACCTGCCCTACCTCGCGGCCGGGGCGACAGGTGTCGTCAGCGTCGTCGGAGCCGTCCGCTCCGCCGAGAACGCCTCGCTCATCAAGGCCGTCGCCAAGAACGATCTGCCGACCGCCCGCGAGATCAACCGCGACCTCATCCCGTCGGCCACCGCCCTGAACTCGATCGCCACCGGCGGCGCCGTCGCCGCGAAGGTCGCCCTGCACCGGCTCGGCGTGATCGACCATCCGACGGTCCGCCCGCCGCTCACCGAGGCGACACCGGACGAGGTCGCGCAGATCGTCGCGGCGCTGTCGGTGCATGCGGAGGCGCAGTCGGCCTGA